Proteins encoded within one genomic window of Panicum virgatum strain AP13 chromosome 1N, P.virgatum_v5, whole genome shotgun sequence:
- the LOC120653818 gene encoding pentatricopeptide repeat-containing protein At1g73400, mitochondrial-like — MNLPSRVRHLRRLLAAAPLPTLGATHSSNPSSFRPPHPTRILPLRFRPPILPTRRLFSEHAILPTHLQDERFAALSDRIYDAVIKTEAESSEGTEAALDALGAELTTPLVADVLHRLRYEEKLAFRFFAWASHQDGYSHEPATYNDIIDILSGTRYKSRQFGVLCDVLDHMKRHGTRSVPVEELLAILRAYTEKHLTHMRKLAKKRRVRMRTPPETDALNALLDAFCKCGMVKEAEAVFGRVKRRLLGNAETYSILFFGWCRARDPKKAMKVLEEMIQMKYTPESFTYIAAIDSFCSAGLVSEARELFEFMRTEGSTISSPTAKAYSIMIVALAKADRMEECFELISDMRSSGCMPDVLTYKDLIEGMCLVHKLDAAYRVLEEMGKAGFPPDIVTYNCFLKVLCSLRKADDALELCETMIEAHCEPSVHSYNMLMVMFFEMGEAHRALDIWHEMDRRGCRRAIDTYEIMIDGLFDCGRTEDASALLDEVIKRDMKLSYKKFDAIMLRLSAVGNLGAIHRLSEHMRRFYNVAMSRRFAITQKKKSIGLRRK, encoded by the coding sequence ATGAACCTTCCTTCCCGGGTCCGCCATCTCCGCCGCTTACTCGCGGCCGCGCCCTTGCCAACCCTTGGCGCCACACACTCCTCCAATCCATCCTCCTTCCGACCGCCGCACCCCACCAGAATCCTGCCGCTGCGGTTCCGTCCACCAATCCTCCCAACGCGCCGGCTCTTCTCCGAGCACGCCATCCTCCCCACTCACCTCCAGGACGAGCGCTTCGCCGCGCTTTCGGATAGGATCTATGATGCCGTCATTAAGACGGAGGCGGAATCCAGCGAGGGCACGGAGGCCGCTCTCGACGCGTTGGGCGCCGAGCTGACTACCCCGCTCGTCGCCGACGTGCTGCACCGCCTCCGCTACGAGGAGAAGCTGGCGTTCCGGTTCTTCGCCTGGGCGTCCCACCAGGATGGGTACAGCCACGAACCGGCCACTTACAACGACATCATCGACATCCTCTCCGGCACGCGGTACAAGAGCCGACAGTTCGGTGTCCTCTGCGACGTGCTCGACCACATGAAGCGCCACGGCACGAGGTCGGTGCCGGTTGAGGAACTGCTGGCGATCCTGCGCGCCTATACGGAGAAGCACCTCACGCACATGAGGAAGCTGGCCAAGAAGCGGCGGGTTCGGATGCGTACGCCGCCAGAGACCGACGCGCTCAACGCGCTGCTGGACGCGTTCTGCAAGTGTGGGATGGTCAAGGAGGCAGAGGCGGTGTTCGGCCGCGTGAAGAGGAGGTTGCTGGGTAATGCCGAGACATACAGTATCCTGTTCTTTGGGTGGTGCCGAGCGAGGGACCCCAAGAAGGCCATGAAGGTGCTCGAGGAAATGATTCAAATGAAGTACACCCCGGAGAGTTTCACCTACATTGCAGCCATCGATTCATTTTGCAGCGCTGGATTGGTGTCAGAGGCAAGGGAGTTGTTTGAGTTCATGAGGACTGAGGGATCGACGATATCATCACCCACAGCCAAGGCGTATTCGATTATGATTGTTGCGCTAGCAAAGGCTGATCGGATGGAGGAGTGTTTTGAGCTGATTTCAGATATGAGAAGTAGTGGGTGTATGCCTGATGTATTGACTTACAAAGATTTGATTGAAGGGATGTGCTTGGTGCATAAACTGGATGCTGCCTATCGTGTGTTGGAGGAGATGGGAAAGGCTGGATTTCCTCCTGACATTGTCACCTACAATTGCTTTCTTAAGGTTCTCTGCAGTCTTCGAAAGGCTGATGATGCACTTGAACTTTGTGAGACAATGATAGAGGCGCATTGCGAGCCCAGTGTTCATAGCTATAACATGCTGATGGTGATGTTCTTTGAGATGGGAGAGGCGCATAGAGCTTTAGATATCTGGCATGAGATGGACAGAAGGGGATGTAGACGTGCTATTGATACCTACGAAATAATGATTGATGGTCTGTTTGACTGCGGAAGAACAGAAGATGCAAGTGCTCTTCTAGATGAGGTTATAAAGCGTGACATGAAACTTTCATACAAGAAGTTTGATGCTATAATGCTGCGTTTATCAGCTGTAGGCAACCTTGGCGCGATACATCGATTGTCTGAGCATATGAGGAGATTTTACAATGTTGCGATGTCAAGACGATTTGCAATCActcagaagaagaagagcataGGCCTGAGAAGGAAATGA
- the LOC120653817 gene encoding E3 ubiquitin-protein ligase ATL31-like: protein MPTPRHGRALLAALLASALAAASPQPSPPGIYDDYMSGQVHVSKAMIALLAAVVAVFVFIAFFTVYLRHCSGGYALRRDDDRGAAPNFDAFISRSRRQRRPHGLDAEVVEAFPTMKYAEARALQVGKGGALECAVCLSEFEDEERLRLLPKCSHAFHPECIGEWLASHVTCPVCRCNLDPNKDTSSDEDASFPSIPVASSISSETAVERMGDGPLPVAGVIDVVTEEEEEERRQEALELQQIGTQRRAMRSRSGRRPAPTQLARSHSTGHSLAVRLDRDMERFTLRLPEHVRREIVAAGEHSSQLRRGRRAGEGSSRGGRSAPLGRAGRWQSLLARTFSGKLSFFSASRMTVSSDRGEVSSTSSTRLRGKRVAAVDAADVPTKASVRLDRIGGSVSGAKAGAASGEAAAKAAEADKEKAVTQQLPT from the coding sequence ATGCCCACGCCTCGCCACggccgcgcgctgctcgccgcgctgctcgcGTCAGCGCTCGCCGCGGCCAGCCCGCAACCCTCGCCGCCCGGCATCTACGATGACTACATGTCCGGCCAGGTGCACGTCAGCAAGGCCATGAtcgcgctcctcgccgccgtcgtcgcggtGTTCGTCTTCATCGCCTTCTTCACCGTctacctccgccactgctccggCGGCTacgcgctcaggcgcgacgaCGACCGCGGCGCCGCCCCCAATTTCGacgccttcatctcgcgctcgcggaggcagcggcgcccCCACGGGCTCGACGCCGAGGTGGTCGAGGCGTTCCCCACCATGAAGTACGCCGAGGCCAGGGCGCTGCAGGTCGGGAAGGGCGGCGCGCTCGAGTGCGCTGTCTGCCTCAGCGAGTTCGAGGACGAGGAGCGGCTCAGGCTGCTGCCCAAGTGCAGCCACGCCTTCCACCCGGAGTGCATCGGCGAGTGGCTCGCCAGCCACGTGACCTGCCCCGTCTGCCGCTGCAACCTCGACCCTAACAAGGATACGAGTAGCGACGAAGACGCGAGCTTCCCGTCGATTCCTGTAGCGAGCAGCATCTCCAGCGAAACAGCGGTTGAACGGATGGGTGATGGTCCGCTACCAGTGGCCGGGGTGATCGATGTGGTaaccgaggaggaggaagaggagcggAGGCAGGAGGCGCTGGAGCTGCAGCAGATAGGGACCCAGCGGCGAGCCATGCGGTCGCGGtcgggccgccggccggcgccgacGCAGCTCGCCCGATCGCACTCTACGGGCCACTCCCTCGCCGTCCGGCTCGACCGCGACATGGAGCGGTTCACGCTGCGGCTGCCGGAGCACGTGCGCAGGGagatcgtcgccgccggcgagcacagCTCGCAGTTGCGACGCGGGCGAAGAGCCGGGGAAGgaagcagccgcggcggccgcagcgCCCCCCTCGGCCGGGCGGGCAGATGGCAATCGCTTCTTGCGAGGACGTTCTCCGGGAAGCTCTCGTTCTTTTCGGCGTCCAGGATGACGGTTAGCTCCGACAGGGGAGAAGTGTCTTCCACGTCGTCCACGAGGCTTAGAGGGAAGCGCGTAGCCGCCGTCGATGCCGCCGACGTTCCTACTAAGGCGAGCGTCCGCCTTGACCGCATTGGAGGCAGCGTGTCCGGTGCAAAAGCTGGCGCTGcgtccggcgaggcggcggcgaaggcggcggaggcggacaaGGAGAAGGCGGTTACGCAGCAGCTTCCGACGTAG